In bacterium, the following are encoded in one genomic region:
- a CDS encoding glycosyltransferase family 2 protein codes for MQRPHIFVIILSYNGRHLTEACVRSCLDSDFTSFTIVLVDNASPDGSGDYLKEKFSSEIHSGKIKYIGNEANLGFAGGNNVGIQYALDNNADAVLLLNNDTVMDKKCLTYLSEGLAHYPQAGILGPKIYYFEPNDQIWFAGAEFKLYKGTARHIGIREKENLQYEEAKTCDYITGCAMLIRRDVFKSVPGLNTSYHMYSEDVDFCFRAKQAGFELMYIPQAKIWHKISASTGGQLSLRKIRLRFFSNMKLLIKYARWYHWLTIPFYFFADLMRIAFRILTGAIRN; via the coding sequence ATGCAAAGGCCGCATATTTTTGTAATCATCTTATCGTATAACGGACGGCATCTCACCGAAGCGTGCGTTCGCTCTTGCTTAGACTCCGATTTCACATCGTTTACTATCGTGCTGGTTGATAATGCGTCTCCTGACGGGAGCGGCGATTATCTTAAAGAAAAGTTTAGTTCTGAAATTCACTCCGGAAAAATCAAATACATCGGTAATGAAGCTAATCTTGGTTTTGCGGGAGGAAATAATGTCGGTATTCAATACGCGCTGGACAACAACGCCGACGCTGTTTTATTGTTGAATAACGATACGGTGATGGACAAAAAGTGCCTTACTTATCTATCCGAGGGGCTGGCGCACTATCCGCAAGCCGGTATTTTGGGTCCTAAAATCTACTACTTTGAACCGAATGATCAGATTTGGTTTGCCGGAGCCGAATTTAAATTATACAAAGGTACGGCGCGACATATTGGCATTCGTGAAAAAGAAAACCTACAATACGAAGAAGCAAAAACGTGCGATTACATCACCGGCTGTGCGATGCTGATTCGGCGCGATGTTTTTAAGAGCGTGCCGGGACTCAATACTTCATATCATATGTATTCGGAAGATGTAGATTTTTGCTTCCGAGCAAAACAGGCCGGCTTTGAATTGATGTATATTCCGCAGGCAAAAATTTGGCATAAAATATCTGCTTCAACGGGTGGGCAATTATCATTACGAAAAATTCGGTTACGTTTTTTTAGTAATATGAAATTGCTCATCAAATATGCCCGTTGGTATCATTGGTTGACTATTCCGTTTTATTTTTTTGCCGATCTGATGCGAATTGCTTTTCGTATTTTGACCGGGGCTATTCGAAATTAG
- the meaB gene encoding methylmalonyl Co-A mutase-associated GTPase MeaB produces MSISMEHIDAVRLLAHNDPKRKRYLSRLLSSVENDAENGPDILRALLPYTGQAYRIGITGPPGAGKSTLVNAAALGLAQQGKRVGIIAVDPTSAFTGGAILGDRFRMQAISMHESIFIRSMATRGAMGGLVHTAHAAADLLDAFGYDVIIFETVGVGQSEIDIVQFTDTVVVVLVPESGDGVQAMKAGIMEIADLFVVNKSDRDQADILKRELEAAVQIRYAHAPWMPVVLKTVATQNEGIDAALETVFKHREYLESSGDMDIRRKSRIRNALLRGVNKKLHDHLTSEGYRGLVDEQIDAVFYKKIILQDAADMIFRSMYSSAIPSGK; encoded by the coding sequence ATGAGTATCTCAATGGAACATATAGATGCCGTGCGTTTATTGGCGCATAATGATCCTAAACGAAAACGTTATCTGTCCAGATTACTGTCGTCGGTAGAGAACGACGCGGAAAACGGCCCCGATATTTTGCGAGCGTTACTTCCCTATACAGGACAAGCCTACCGGATCGGCATTACCGGCCCTCCGGGTGCCGGTAAAAGTACATTAGTCAATGCCGCTGCATTAGGATTGGCACAACAAGGGAAACGTGTCGGTATTATTGCCGTCGATCCGACCAGCGCATTTACGGGGGGTGCCATATTGGGTGACCGTTTTCGGATGCAAGCGATTTCTATGCATGAGAGTATTTTTATTCGCAGTATGGCTACCCGCGGGGCGATGGGCGGTCTGGTGCATACGGCACACGCCGCGGCAGACTTGTTGGATGCGTTTGGGTACGATGTTATTATTTTTGAAACGGTCGGTGTAGGTCAATCGGAAATAGATATCGTCCAATTCACCGATACCGTAGTTGTTGTGCTTGTACCGGAATCAGGCGATGGGGTGCAGGCCATGAAAGCCGGCATTATGGAGATCGCGGATTTATTTGTAGTCAATAAATCCGATCGCGATCAGGCGGACATCCTCAAACGTGAATTAGAAGCTGCCGTACAAATTCGTTACGCCCATGCACCATGGATGCCGGTCGTTTTAAAAACAGTGGCAACGCAAAACGAAGGCATTGATGCCGCTTTAGAAACGGTTTTTAAGCACAGAGAATATTTGGAATCAAGCGGGGACATGGATATAAGAAGGAAGAGTCGTATTCGAAACGCATTACTTCGTGGCGTAAATAAAAAATTACACGACCACCTTACTTCCGAAGGATATCGTGGCTTGGTAGATGAACAAATTGATGCTGTTTTTTACAAAAAAATTATCCTGCAAGACGCGGCCGATATGATTTTCCGATCAATGTATTCTTCCGCGATACCGTCCGGAAAATGA